The region ATTTTGGCTTAATCTATTATGAGAAGATTCAAGAACTTCCTCCTCGTTATGACAGGGAACAACAACAGATAATAATTTAATAATTCTCATACTTTTTTAGCCAGGACAAAAAGACTTACTCCAAAAGGGAAATTTATTCCAGCTGATAAAAGTCTGTTTTCGAATTTAATCATAATTTCTAAAAATTTATTAATAAAAGTATTTACCTGAAATAATTGATCACCATTTTTTTTTGAATTATTGAATAATAATCGTTGAGAAAGCCTTATAATACTTGTTGGTATAAATAAAAGAAAATTCCAGTACGAAATTCTCTCAATTTCGAAACATGCTTTACTTAAAATCTTTTTGAGTCTAAAACTGGAATATCTTCTGAAATGATGATTCACTTCATCATGTTTGCTCCATAAAAAATTAAAAGCTGGAACGAATATCAATAATTTGCCATGTGGTTTTAATATTCTATGCCATTCAATAAGTGCCTTTTCATCATCTCTTAGATGTTCCAGAATATCAGAAGCAATAATAAGATCAAACAACTGATTTTTTAACCCAGTATTTTCTGCATCAGAGACTAAAACTTCATTAAGTCCTTTATTTTTACAAAGGTCAATTGCCTCTTTACTAATATCAATACCATTTACATTCACAAAACCATGCCTCTTTAAAGATAGCATAAGCGGTCCACCCGAACATCCAACT is a window of Nitrospirota bacterium DNA encoding:
- a CDS encoding class I SAM-dependent methyltransferase — translated: MDVLYASKYHGLEENYWWFIGRRDIIIHLIMKARKDIEILEVGCSGGPLMLSLKRHGFVNVNGIDISKEAIDLCKNKGLNEVLVSDAENTGLKNQLFDLIIASDILEHLRDDEKALIEWHRILKPHGKLLIFVPAFNFLWSKHDEVNHHFRRYSSFRLKKILSKACFEIERISYWNFLLFIPTSIIRLSQRLLFNNSKKNGDQLFQVNTFINKFLEIMIKFENRLLSAGINFPFGVSLFVLAKKV